The stretch of DNA AGAAATATCAGAAGAAATGCTTTGCCCGTCCTGCAAGAACGCACTGGTGTTTGTGGAAGGATGCAGCATCTGCATTGAATGCGGATTCTCTGGATGTACGTCTGGATGACTCCAGCCTAATTCTTTTATTATCACTTTTTTCAATTCCTCTGTGGACAAGAAAATATTCATCGCAATAGGAATAGGCGTGGCTGCCATTGCTGCCTTGCTTATATCATCTAGTATTCCACAAGAAGACGTCTTTGTTGTACAGCAAAAAAACGACAAGCTGGGAATCATAGTAAACACACCAACACAGCAGGTAACACTGGATCAGATCAAGAAAACCTACTCTAGGGCAGACGAGTCTGGTGCAGGCAGGACAAACCTGTACCTGTTTTGGAATCATGTCGAGCCAGAGCAGGAAAAATACAATTTCCGAGACACTGATGTTTTGATGAGCCTAAACAAGAACAATGGAATGCAGACGACACTATACCTTTCCATAGTAAACGGCAGAACAATAGGACCATATCCGACATGGATGGGAACGCCTGGCTTTGGAACTCTATTGGAGACAAAGGCAACTACAACACTGGATGCAATTCTTACCAGATATGACGGCGCAATTGATAGTGTAATAATTGGCGCAGAACTGGACTCTTACTTTGATGATGCAGACGGCAGCGTGAACTTGTACCGGGAATCATTTAACAATATTTACAGTGAATTAAAGCAAAAACACCCAGACGTCAAAATGGGTAACGCGTTTTCTTTGAATAATGTACTGAACAAAAACCTGACCAGATATGTTTCTGAATTTGCAGACACTGGCGACTTTGTTGCGTTTACGTATCTTCCAGTAGACAGAATAAACGACATTACAAAAACGCCAGCTCAAGCCCGAGCAGACCTACAAAAAGCGCTGGATATGGTGCCAAACAACCAAGTTGTGTTCTTTGAGCTTAGCTGGAGTACTGCGCAAGACATTGGAGGATCCGAGCAAGGCCAGGAGGAATTTATCAAAACCGCATACGAATTCTATAGGGAAAACCAGTCAAAAATAGAGTTCTTCAACTGGTATAGGATCTATGACAGGCCTGACGGCTCTTGTGTAATAGACCAAAAATTTGCAGAATCTCAAGTGTCTCTGACAAATAACGATCAGTATGTCCGAGAAAGACTTGGCAATTACATTTGCAATGCAGGGCTGCTAAAAACAGACGACTCTGCAAAATCTGGATGGGATGAGCTGAAAAAGCAAATCGGCTCTAGCTAAAATGTTATCACTAGTAATTGCAGAGGCCTCACTGGAACTAGTCCCAAAGGAACTGTACCGCCATAATGCCATTACCGCATACTGCAGAAAGATGGACAAAAAGCCGTCTGAAATTTTGCTTGATAATTCGTGGCATTTTGGGGCAATGAAGGGCCTAAAAAACGAGATAAAGCGGGGACGACCTGATTTGGTGCATTTTTGCCTGCTTGAAGCATGTACAATACCGCTGTACTTGGAAGACGAAGTTTCTGTCTATGTGCATACTATAGATGATAAAGTAATCACGGTGGGCGAGCGAGTTCGGCTCCCAAAATCATATCACAGATTTGCGGGAATAATGGAGCAGCTGTTTGAGAAGAAAGTAATCAAATCAGACGATCAGAAATTATTTGAAATCCAGAACATGAGTTTTCCTGATTTGATTGATACAATAGAGCCAGACCAGGTAATTGGGCTGTCATCTGAAGGCAAAAAGAGCAGCTACGAATCCGTGGCAAAAATGTGCACGGATGAGACCTGCCTAGTCATTGGAGGATTTCCAAAGGGAGAGTTTTTTGATTCTACAAAGAAAAGCATTGATTCGCTATATTCGGTGGATGAAAATCAGCTGGAGGCACATGTTGTGGTTGCTCGAACTTTGTACGAATATGAAAAAACCATTTTTATGTAGGCGCAAGGCGACTCCAGTTTGTGCGGCCGTAGTATAGCCTGGTAGTACGCTGGACTTCCAATCCCGTTACCCGGGTTCAAATCCCGGCGGCCGCACCTGAATGTATATCATTGAGAAGAATTTTGTATTGTTTCCAGCCCTTGGACAAGTAAAAATTGAAATTTTTTAATAAATAAAAATTCTAAACCTCGATTTCTGATGCTTTTGCCTTGAATCCTATTTTTTGGTGGGATCCATCGCAATGAGGTTTATTGTTTGATGCACCGCATCTGCATAATGCAGCCACTGTCTTTCCATCTACATCTACTAGGCATGGGCCATTTTCAGTGGCCTTGATTGTGATTTTTGCCATTGTTTGGTATAGTAGTTAGATTCTCATTAATCTTTCTTGATTATCTCAAAAGATACTACTAGTGCTAGATGATTAGGCCAATCCAATCTGTTTCATAAATTCTAGGTTATCCCAGAATAGATATTCCTCATCCATCACACCATCTTTCCAATGGCCAACAGTACACATTATCAATTTGAAAGATTTTCCTGTTGGTGGAATCGAACTACCATCTGGCAATGGCATTGGCTCTGT from Candidatus Nitrosotenuis aquarius encodes:
- a CDS encoding ribosome biogenesis protein, whose protein sequence is MLSLVIAEASLELVPKELYRHNAITAYCRKMDKKPSEILLDNSWHFGAMKGLKNEIKRGRPDLVHFCLLEACTIPLYLEDEVSVYVHTIDDKVITVGERVRLPKSYHRFAGIMEQLFEKKVIKSDDQKLFEIQNMSFPDLIDTIEPDQVIGLSSEGKKSSYESVAKMCTDETCLVIGGFPKGEFFDSTKKSIDSLYSVDENQLEAHVVVARTLYEYEKTIFM
- a CDS encoding CDGSH iron-sulfur domain-containing protein → MAKITIKATENGPCLVDVDGKTVAALCRCGASNNKPHCDGSHQKIGFKAKASEIEV